In a genomic window of Quercus lobata isolate SW786 chromosome 4, ValleyOak3.0 Primary Assembly, whole genome shotgun sequence:
- the LOC115986843 gene encoding probable E3 ubiquitin-protein ligase RHB1A isoform X2, translated as MGGCCCSSRKAHLHGTPVYYYCPPILEEHESLRSHDGAASALTAEFLVDFGLDASTPDTYRAPPAPLPYDLVLGYPQSTESESARGTVSGDSFETLTTCEDLEESDCKAQANSLCVSPRKLDAPNFNERNVSVAKEDICPNVSVAEEGACPKVSVAEEEDVCPICLEEYDAENPNIITRCEHHFHLSCILEWMERSDACPICDQEMTFENSCN; from the exons ATGGGAGGTTGCTGCTGTTCTTCCAGAAAAGCTCATCTGCATGGAACACCTGTCTATTACTAT TGTCCACCGATTCTGGAAGAGCATGAGTCCTTGAGATCTCATGATGGTGCAGCCTCTGCACTTACTGCTGAATTCCTGGTTGATTTTGGTCTGGATGCATCAACTCCTGACACTTACCGAGCCCCTCCTGCACCTTTGCCATATGATTTGGTCTTGGGATATCCACAATCAACAGAATCTGAGTCTGCCAGAGGAACAGTTAGTGGCGATAGCTTTGAAACTTTGACTACATGTGAAGATCTTGAGGAATCAGATTGCAAAGCTCAAGCCAATTCTTTGTGTGTCTCACCAAGGAAGTTAGATGCTCCAAATTTTAATGAACGTAATGTATCTGTAGCAAAAGAAGATATTTGTCCCAATGTATCTGTAGCAGAAGAAGGTGCTTGTCCCAAAGTATCTgtagcagaagaagaagatgtctGTCCCATTTGTCTTGAAG AGTACGATGCTGAAAATCCAAATATTATCACGAGATGTGAACACCACTTTCACCTCTCATGCATTCTTGAATGGATGGAAAGAAGTGATGCATGCCCAATATGTGATCAG GAAATGACTTTTGAAAATAGCTGTAATTAG
- the LOC115986843 gene encoding probable E3 ubiquitin-protein ligase RHB1A isoform X1, producing the protein MSGECTNTVATKHNKTKTNDVGKVSNTSPLQYLFPLLQILLSQYLSFFSVCPPILEEHESLRSHDGAASALTAEFLVDFGLDASTPDTYRAPPAPLPYDLVLGYPQSTESESARGTVSGDSFETLTTCEDLEESDCKAQANSLCVSPRKLDAPNFNERNVSVAKEDICPNVSVAEEGACPKVSVAEEEDVCPICLEEYDAENPNIITRCEHHFHLSCILEWMERSDACPICDQEMTFENSCN; encoded by the exons ATGAGTGGAGAGTGCACAAACACAGTTGCAACAAagcacaacaaaacaaaaacaaatgacGTAGGAAAGGTTTCAAACACCTCTCCTCTTCAATATCTCTTTCCCCTACTCCAAATTCTGTTGTCTcaatatctctcttttttttcagTG TGTCCACCGATTCTGGAAGAGCATGAGTCCTTGAGATCTCATGATGGTGCAGCCTCTGCACTTACTGCTGAATTCCTGGTTGATTTTGGTCTGGATGCATCAACTCCTGACACTTACCGAGCCCCTCCTGCACCTTTGCCATATGATTTGGTCTTGGGATATCCACAATCAACAGAATCTGAGTCTGCCAGAGGAACAGTTAGTGGCGATAGCTTTGAAACTTTGACTACATGTGAAGATCTTGAGGAATCAGATTGCAAAGCTCAAGCCAATTCTTTGTGTGTCTCACCAAGGAAGTTAGATGCTCCAAATTTTAATGAACGTAATGTATCTGTAGCAAAAGAAGATATTTGTCCCAATGTATCTGTAGCAGAAGAAGGTGCTTGTCCCAAAGTATCTgtagcagaagaagaagatgtctGTCCCATTTGTCTTGAAG AGTACGATGCTGAAAATCCAAATATTATCACGAGATGTGAACACCACTTTCACCTCTCATGCATTCTTGAATGGATGGAAAGAAGTGATGCATGCCCAATATGTGATCAG GAAATGACTTTTGAAAATAGCTGTAATTAG
- the LOC115987519 gene encoding pentatricopeptide repeat-containing protein At2g46050, mitochondrial — translation MLSKCRSSSIPTVHFKRQLSFPPILSTAQSSQNAQKNDSSLPLSGLRAKMPISEATHFSDPHSAHSFCSNALKVSARMGFLPQGKQLHAHVIELGLYNVLSLQNQILNVYVRCKEFHGAQRLFDDMRVRNVVSWNTIICGVVDFSSNNRSNLYLGISYFRRMLLEMVWPDDITFNGLFRACIELDDVVIGKELHCFIVKVGFDLNSFVGSALVKLYATCGFVEDARRAFDGILSRDLVLWNVMVSCYVSNCLAKEAFGVFNLIQLKGVKGDEFTFSSLLSLCGTLESCNLGKQIHGLIVRNSFDLDVQVVSALVDMYANSQSINDAHKAFDGMNIRNVVSWNTMIVAYGQHGNGKEAMKLLKKMLEAGFYPDELTLASILSSCGNLSATSEIMQAHACTIKLGLQVFLSISNSLINAYSKCGSILGAYQCFSSVLEPDLVTWTSVVCAYAFHGLTKEATELFEKMLSYGIRPDPIIFLGVLSACNHGGLVKKGLHYFNLMTSFYQIVPDSEHYACLIDLLGRFGLLDEAFDVLTSMPIEPGSNSLGAFIGACKVHKNLRLAKWAAEKLFALEPNNPVNYTLMSNLYASERLWHDVARVRKMMRNRCDSKVPGYSWIQISSNVHTFVSSDKSHPQALQVYVILGTLLRLMKEDNHIFNVNTMSDSFLVDCALNFPG, via the coding sequence ATGCTGTCCAAATGCCGCTCATCTTCAATCCCCACCGTCCATTTCAAACGGCAGTTGTCCTTCCCGCCAATACTTTCCACAGCTCAATCCAGCCAAAATGCTCAAAAAAACGACTCATCTCTCCCTCTGAGTGGACTCAGAGCCAAAATGCCTATTTCTGAGGCAACCCATTTCAGCGATCCTCACTCGGCCCATTCTTTCTGCTCCAATGCCCTCAAAGTCTCAGCCAGAATGGGATTTCTTCCCCAAGGAAAACAACTGCATGCACATGTGATAGAGTTGGGATTGTATAATGTATTGTCCTTGCAAAACCAGATTTTGAATGTTTATGTTAGATGCAAGGAGTTTCATGGTGCACAGAGACTGTTCGATGATATGCGTGTGAGAAACGTGGTGTCATGGAATACTATTATTTGTGGTGTTGTTGACTTTAGTAGTAATAATAGGTCGAACCTTTATCTGGGTATTTCTTATTTTAGGAGAATGCTGTTGGAAATGGTATGGCCAGATGATATAACTTTTAACGGATTGTTTCGTGCATGCATTGAGTTGGATGATGTTGTGATTGGTAAAGAACTGCATTGTTTTATAGTGAAAGTGGGGTTTGACTTGAATAGTTTTGTTGGTAGTGCTCTTGTCAAGTTGTATGCAACATGTGGCTTTGTGGAAGATGCTAGACGGGCTTTTGATGGCATTTTGTCTAGAGATTTGGTTTTGTGGAATGTGATGGTATCTTGCTATGTTTCGAATTGTTTGGCCAAAGAGGCTTTTGGGGTCTTCAATTTGATTCAGTTGAAAGGTGTGAAGGGGGATGAGTTTACATTCAGTAGCCTGCTGAGTTTGTGTGGTACGTTGGAATCTTGTAATTTGGGAAAGCAAATCCATGGCCTTATTGTAAGAAACTCTTTTGATTTAGATGTTCAAGTGGTGAGTGCACTTGTTGATATGTATGCAAATAGTCAAAGTATCAATGATGCTCACAAGGCTTTTGATGGGATGAACATTAGAAATGTTGTGTCTTGGAATACTATGATAGTGGCTTACGGACAGCATGGAAATGGGAAGGAAGCTATGAAACTTCTGAAGAAAATGCTTGAAGCAGGTTTCTATCCTGATGAATTAACTCTTGCTAGCATCCTTAGCTCATGTGGCAACTTGTCTGCCACTAGTGAAATTATGCAAGCTCATGCTTGTACTATTAAGCTAGGGCTTCAAGTCTTTTTATCTATATCCAATTCTCTGATAAATGCATACTCCAAATGTGGTAGCATCCTTGGTGCATATCAATGCTTCAGCTCTGTTTTAGAGCCTGATCTTGTTACATGGACTTCAGTTGTATGCGCATATGCATTCCATGGTCTTACCAAAGAAGCCACTGAGTTATTTGAGAAGATGTTATCTTATGGCATTAGGCCAGATCCAATAATTTTTCTTGGGGTTCTTTCTGCCTGTAACCATGGGGGGCTAGTAAAGAAGGGTCTGCATTACTTCAATTTGATGACCAGTTTCTACCAAATTGTACCAGACTCGGAGCATTACGCCTGTCTTATAGATCTTCTTGGGCGCTTTGGTCTTTTGGATGAGGCATTTGATGTTTTGACCTCAATGCCAATAGAACCTGGGTCAAACAGCTTAGGAGCATTCATTGGAGCATGTAAAGTCCATAAAAATCTTAGATTAGCAAAATGGGCTGCAGAAAAGTTATTTGCATTAGAGCCTAACAATCCTGTGAATTATACTCTGATGTCTAACTTGTATGCTTCTGAAAGGCTTTGGCATGATGTGGCAAGAGTACGCAAAATGATGAGGAACAGGTGTGACTCTAAAGTTCCAGGTTATAGTTGGATACAGATTTCTAGCAATGTTCATACCTTTGTGTCAAGTGATAAATCTCACCCACAAGCCTTACAGGTTTATGTTATATTAGGAACATTGCTTAGGTTGATGAAAGAGGACAATCATATTTTCAATGTAAACACTATGTCTGACAGTTTTCTAGTCGATTGTGCACTGAACTTCCCTGGCTGA